A DNA window from Stenotrophomonas sp. 57 contains the following coding sequences:
- a CDS encoding CshA/CshB family fibrillar adhesin-related protein → MASSLLLLLAMLVPSMACAAAYATGGSSPYRNTVLWLTWGGGANGVNNVVLNDGATSSIDMPVAAGVNLRVDCRLNTAETNVLRSYRPGSFGGDSLDDLYNIGGTGTSNQLIAGIARASGTSSFSITCTSTLGGAPYRLRGVVMADAESINNSGEFVEASAQGTWNVVEVRKNLANATPYLVNKSTSGANQVIRFGPGNDDNTAAVTFLSFDNAAHAPGNLAVNMGFSMRGGGTTAIAIGLLVPYADFGDAPQSYGDAMHVVDDLQFRSDGIPQNASNFNINTAGYTPGGLAPPLTDFLGSLGPDTEQRSTYSADALGDDNSPVAGSREEDGWPSNYRLTVMQAGTVINQPVACVGNGSVAGWIDFNRNGQFDANERSNTALCSGSQANLSWTVPAAVSAGTSYVRLRYATNATQIQNPTGVADDGEVEDHRVIITAPSLKVVKGNNATGGVWNYGQAGTNYTLTVSNTTDVPTGNPPNVPAGVITVRDQLPAGIVPNWTGVHVSGSWSCTASGQDVTCTSSQVLAAAGSAGSSSAFTLPVTVTAAATGVLTNHAGVGGGYDPFNNGNPPVPGSSCTDVDHCTRSDVTVPVTRVSYAKRSNTTGPVAVGATVSYTVDVTVADGNTRDVLTLTDTLGTGLDFASVNSPGAFTCNAANPLVCTLPAGTVPGTYSLSYTATVNAQASGQVVNTVVGTGTDTPTCSSNCTTTTPVAVPRISVSKASSTAGPVAIGDSVAYTVTVLVADSRTTAVTTLTDTLGTGLDFGSVTSAGSFSCVPGNPLVCTLPAGTVPGSYAFSYTGVVNAQASGQVRNAVVPSGTDNPSCVGACDTTTPMAAAQVVYAKQASTGGPVRVGDRIDYTLTATVTRARTSAVVTLTDTLGSGLDFAGVSSAGVFTCNAANPLVCTLPAGTLPGTYSLTYGATVNAQASGSVRNAVLGSGTDNPSCSVNCDTTTPVATPGVSYAKSVNSTGPVAVGDRLTYTLTTVVTNSRTTDVVTLTDTLGTGLDFGAVTSAGAYTCNAANPLVCTLPAGTVPGSYSLTYTAVVNAQATGQVTNAVLGSGGDNPSCTANCGTSTPVTGSAIDYRKTSAAAGSVKVGDSIAYTLTAVVSNSRTTTVFTLTDTMGPGLDFGAVTASQGFACNAANPLVCTLPVGTVPGTYTVEYTARVNAQAKGSVSNAVLGSGTGINTCSSNCGTTTPVLSAVVTYRKQSTTVAPVGVGDAVDYSVEVTVANSQTLDTLTLTDTLGTGLDLQSVTQPGSFTCNASNPLVCTLPAGTAPGTYTLGYRALVNAQASGSVRNAVLGTGGDTPTCSGACSTEHALAEPRVVLEKQSGPANGTEVRPGDRLRYTLVATVERAALRQPLQLVDTPDAGLSIESLPAGCVQRGPDIVCTVPTGTSIGRHEFVYQAVVNQEARTEVLNRLRGQYPDGSPPPDCTTCETRHKVVSDFALRITKTASPRRVKVGDLVRYQLVVENVGGSHWRDGVVVDTPPPGFGYVDGSMRVADDDGAFSLASSQVPLRIGAVDIAVGRSATITYLLRVGAGVRAGNHVNQAVATADDGTPLSNIATAEVAMDADPLLEDSLVFGTVFDDRDGDGWQDSAELSGVRVQGGFAAAAYVPGSTTLDRGEGPQPLADASAPLLHGVQIGVVQGRASTSDTAEAHQVVLRQRLRELSFNDDFVLESAQGHRLRMDAQGATRVERSGDAGKGLTAAEPTVRREIVRVAEGYEVAYVIGNEGIQEQGIPGVRLATVEGLLVETDPFGRYHLADVHGGDARLGRNFIIKLDPATLPAGAELTTENPLLRRVTQGVPTRFSFGVRLPPSPQAAAERMEIALGEVLFAPGSSELQANYRPVLKKMAEVVDRYQGGDVVIAANGESQALAFARAAAVRDALQAEVAESARAGLTVQLRTDVRDPHSLLAGVDAGGALLGNVLFDTDKATVREEFKPLLAAIAVRLEALGGGQVSLVGHTDVRGSHAYNQALGLRRANAVFEALRSQLSPAVQQRLRVRNEESAATRAAARQQEARR, encoded by the coding sequence ATGGCGAGCAGTCTGTTGCTGCTGTTGGCGATGCTGGTGCCTTCGATGGCCTGCGCTGCGGCCTATGCCACTGGTGGTAGTAGCCCGTATCGCAACACGGTGCTGTGGTTGACCTGGGGTGGCGGCGCCAATGGCGTGAACAACGTCGTGCTCAACGATGGCGCGACGTCGTCCATCGACATGCCGGTCGCCGCCGGGGTGAACCTGCGCGTCGATTGCCGTCTGAACACGGCCGAGACCAATGTGCTGCGCAGCTATCGCCCCGGCAGCTTCGGCGGCGACAGCCTTGACGACCTGTACAACATCGGCGGCACCGGCACCAGCAACCAGCTGATCGCCGGCATCGCGCGTGCCAGTGGCACTTCCAGCTTCAGCATCACCTGCACGTCGACCTTGGGCGGTGCGCCGTACCGCCTGCGCGGCGTGGTGATGGCCGACGCCGAATCGATCAACAACAGCGGCGAATTCGTCGAGGCCAGTGCGCAGGGCACCTGGAACGTGGTCGAGGTCCGCAAGAACCTGGCCAATGCCACGCCCTATCTGGTGAACAAGTCGACCAGTGGTGCCAACCAGGTGATCCGCTTCGGTCCGGGCAACGACGACAACACGGCGGCGGTCACCTTCCTCAGTTTCGACAACGCCGCACACGCGCCGGGCAACCTGGCGGTGAACATGGGCTTCTCGATGCGCGGCGGCGGCACCACGGCCATCGCCATTGGCCTGCTGGTGCCGTATGCCGACTTCGGTGACGCCCCGCAGAGCTACGGCGATGCGATGCACGTGGTGGACGACCTGCAGTTCCGCTCCGACGGCATTCCGCAGAACGCCAGCAACTTCAACATCAACACCGCCGGCTACACGCCCGGTGGCCTGGCGCCGCCGCTGACCGACTTCCTCGGCAGCCTGGGCCCGGACACCGAACAGCGCAGCACCTACAGCGCCGATGCACTGGGCGACGACAACTCGCCGGTAGCGGGTAGCCGCGAGGAAGACGGGTGGCCGAGCAACTACCGGTTGACCGTGATGCAGGCCGGTACCGTGATCAACCAGCCGGTGGCCTGCGTTGGCAATGGCAGCGTGGCCGGCTGGATCGACTTCAACCGCAATGGCCAGTTCGATGCCAACGAGCGCAGCAACACCGCGCTGTGCAGCGGTAGCCAGGCCAACCTGAGCTGGACCGTGCCGGCCGCGGTCAGCGCCGGCACCAGCTACGTGCGCCTGCGTTACGCCACCAACGCCACGCAGATCCAGAACCCGACCGGCGTGGCCGATGATGGCGAAGTGGAAGACCACCGGGTCATCATCACCGCGCCGTCGCTGAAGGTGGTGAAGGGCAACAACGCGACGGGTGGCGTCTGGAACTATGGCCAGGCAGGCACCAACTATACCCTGACCGTCAGCAACACCACCGATGTGCCGACGGGCAATCCGCCGAACGTGCCGGCGGGTGTGATCACGGTTCGTGACCAGCTGCCGGCCGGGATCGTGCCGAACTGGACGGGTGTCCATGTGAGCGGCAGCTGGAGCTGTACGGCCAGTGGCCAGGACGTGACCTGCACCAGCAGCCAGGTGCTGGCCGCAGCCGGCAGCGCCGGCTCCAGCTCGGCCTTCACATTGCCGGTGACGGTCACCGCTGCTGCTACCGGCGTGCTGACCAACCATGCCGGCGTGGGCGGCGGCTACGATCCCTTCAACAACGGCAATCCGCCGGTACCCGGCAGCAGCTGCACCGACGTTGACCACTGCACGCGCAGCGATGTGACCGTGCCGGTGACACGGGTGAGCTATGCCAAGCGCTCGAACACCACCGGCCCGGTCGCTGTGGGCGCGACCGTCAGCTACACGGTGGATGTCACCGTGGCCGACGGCAATACCCGCGATGTGCTGACCCTGACCGACACCCTGGGCACCGGCCTGGATTTCGCCAGCGTCAACAGCCCGGGTGCGTTCACCTGCAATGCGGCCAATCCGTTGGTGTGCACGCTGCCGGCAGGCACCGTGCCCGGCACCTACAGCCTGAGCTACACGGCCACCGTGAATGCCCAGGCCAGTGGCCAGGTGGTCAACACCGTGGTCGGCACCGGTACCGATACGCCCACCTGCAGCAGCAACTGCACCACCACCACGCCGGTGGCGGTACCGCGCATCTCGGTGTCCAAGGCCAGCAGCACCGCCGGCCCGGTTGCCATCGGTGACAGCGTCGCCTACACCGTCACCGTGCTGGTGGCCGACTCGCGCACCACGGCGGTCACCACCCTCACCGATACGCTGGGCACCGGCCTGGACTTCGGCAGCGTCACCAGCGCCGGCAGCTTCAGCTGCGTGCCGGGCAATCCGCTGGTCTGCACGCTGCCGGCCGGCACGGTGCCGGGCAGCTATGCGTTCTCGTACACCGGCGTGGTCAACGCGCAGGCCAGTGGCCAGGTGCGCAACGCGGTGGTGCCCAGCGGCACCGACAACCCGTCCTGCGTGGGTGCGTGCGATACCACCACGCCGATGGCCGCCGCGCAGGTGGTCTATGCCAAGCAGGCGTCCACCGGTGGACCGGTACGGGTGGGTGACCGCATCGACTACACCCTGACTGCAACCGTGACGCGTGCGCGCACCAGTGCCGTGGTCACCCTGACCGATACGCTGGGCAGCGGTCTCGACTTCGCGGGTGTCAGCAGCGCGGGCGTCTTTACCTGCAACGCCGCCAATCCTCTGGTGTGCACGCTGCCGGCCGGCACCTTGCCGGGTACCTACAGCCTGACCTATGGCGCCACCGTCAACGCGCAGGCCAGCGGCAGCGTGCGCAACGCCGTGCTCGGCAGCGGCACCGACAATCCGTCGTGCAGCGTGAACTGTGACACCACCACCCCGGTGGCGACGCCGGGCGTAAGCTACGCCAAGTCGGTGAACAGCACCGGCCCGGTTGCGGTGGGTGATCGCCTGACCTACACCCTGACCACGGTGGTGACCAACTCGCGCACCACCGATGTGGTCACCCTGACCGATACCCTGGGTACCGGCCTCGACTTCGGCGCGGTGACCAGTGCGGGTGCCTACACCTGCAATGCGGCCAATCCGCTGGTGTGCACCCTGCCGGCGGGAACCGTGCCGGGCAGCTACAGCCTGACCTACACCGCCGTGGTGAATGCACAGGCCACCGGCCAGGTCACCAACGCCGTGCTCGGCAGCGGTGGTGACAACCCGTCGTGTACCGCCAACTGCGGTACCAGCACGCCGGTGACCGGCAGCGCGATCGACTACCGCAAGACCTCGGCCGCAGCCGGTTCGGTGAAGGTGGGTGACAGCATCGCCTACACACTGACCGCGGTGGTCAGCAACTCGCGCACCACGACGGTGTTCACCCTCACCGATACGATGGGCCCCGGCCTGGACTTCGGTGCGGTGACCGCCAGCCAGGGCTTTGCCTGCAATGCCGCCAATCCGCTGGTGTGCACGCTGCCGGTCGGCACGGTACCGGGCACCTACACGGTGGAGTACACCGCGCGGGTGAACGCGCAGGCCAAGGGCAGCGTCAGCAATGCCGTGCTCGGCAGTGGCACCGGCATCAATACCTGCTCCAGCAACTGCGGCACCACCACGCCGGTGCTGTCGGCGGTGGTGACATACCGCAAGCAGTCGACCACCGTCGCTCCGGTGGGCGTGGGCGATGCCGTGGACTACAGCGTCGAAGTGACGGTCGCCAACTCGCAGACCCTCGATACGCTGACCCTGACCGATACCCTGGGCACCGGCCTGGACCTGCAGTCGGTCACCCAACCGGGGTCGTTCACCTGCAATGCCAGCAATCCGCTGGTCTGCACGCTGCCGGCTGGTACTGCGCCGGGCACCTATACGCTGGGCTACCGCGCGCTGGTCAATGCCCAGGCCAGCGGCAGCGTGCGCAATGCCGTACTCGGCACCGGCGGTGACACGCCCACCTGCAGCGGTGCCTGCAGCACCGAGCACGCGCTGGCCGAACCGCGCGTGGTGCTGGAGAAGCAGTCCGGACCTGCCAACGGCACCGAAGTGCGACCGGGCGACCGCCTGCGTTATACGCTGGTGGCCACGGTCGAGCGGGCGGCGCTGCGCCAGCCGCTGCAGCTGGTTGATACGCCGGACGCCGGGTTGAGCATCGAAAGCCTGCCGGCCGGATGCGTCCAGCGGGGGCCCGACATCGTCTGCACGGTGCCGACGGGTACCTCGATCGGTCGCCACGAATTTGTCTACCAGGCCGTGGTCAATCAGGAGGCCCGCACCGAGGTGCTGAACCGCTTGCGCGGACAATATCCGGATGGCTCGCCGCCGCCGGACTGCACGACCTGCGAGACGCGCCACAAGGTGGTGTCCGACTTCGCCCTGCGCATCACCAAGACCGCCAGCCCGCGCCGGGTGAAGGTGGGCGACCTGGTGCGCTACCAGCTGGTGGTCGAGAACGTGGGCGGCAGCCATTGGCGTGATGGCGTGGTGGTCGACACCCCGCCGCCGGGCTTCGGCTATGTCGATGGCTCGATGCGCGTGGCCGATGATGACGGTGCGTTCTCGCTGGCCAGCAGCCAGGTACCGCTGCGCATCGGTGCGGTGGACATTGCCGTGGGCCGCAGCGCGACCATCACCTACCTGTTGCGGGTGGGCGCCGGCGTGCGCGCGGGCAACCACGTGAACCAGGCCGTGGCCACGGCTGACGATGGCACGCCGCTGTCGAACATCGCCACCGCCGAGGTGGCCATGGATGCCGATCCGTTGCTGGAAGACAGCCTGGTGTTCGGCACCGTGTTCGATGACCGCGACGGTGATGGCTGGCAGGACAGTGCCGAGCTGAGCGGCGTGCGTGTGCAGGGCGGGTTCGCTGCTGCGGCCTACGTGCCGGGTTCGACCACGCTGGATCGCGGCGAAGGTCCGCAGCCGCTGGCCGATGCCAGCGCGCCGCTGCTGCACGGGGTGCAGATTGGCGTGGTGCAGGGTCGCGCGTCGACGTCCGACACCGCCGAGGCCCATCAGGTAGTGCTGCGCCAGCGCCTGCGCGAACTGTCCTTCAACGATGACTTCGTGCTGGAAAGCGCTCAGGGCCATCGCCTGCGGATGGACGCACAGGGCGCCACGCGCGTGGAACGCAGCGGTGACGCCGGCAAGGGCCTGACCGCGGCCGAGCCGACCGTGCGCCGCGAGATCGTCCGTGTCGCCGAGGGTTACGAAGTGGCTTATGTGATCGGCAACGAAGGCATCCAGGAGCAGGGCATCCCCGGTGTGCGTCTGGCCACGGTGGAAGGCCTGCTGGTGGAGACTGATCCGTTCGGGCGCTACCACCTGGCTGACGTGCACGGAGGTGACGCGCGCCTGGGCCGCAACTTCATCATCAAGCTGGACCCGGCCACGCTGCCGGCCGGTGCTGAACTGACCACCGAGAATCCGCTGCTGCGGCGGGTGACGCAGGGCGTGCCGACCCGCTTCAGCTTCGGCGTGCGCTTGCCGCCGTCGCCGCAGGCCGCCGCCGAGCGCATGGAGATCGCGTTGGGCGAGGTGCTGTTCGCACCGGGCAGCAGCGAGCTGCAAGCCAACTATCGCCCGGTGCTGAAGAAGATGGCCGAGGTGGTCGACCGCTACCAGGGCGGCGACGTGGTGATCGCTGCCAATGGCGAAAGCCAGGCACTGGCCTTTGCCCGCGCCGCAGCGGTACGTGATGCATTGCAGGCCGAGGTGGCCGAGAGCGCACGCGCCGGCCTGACCGTGCAGCTGCGCACCGACGTGCGTGATCCGCACTCGCTGCTGGCCGGTGTGGATGCCGGTGGCGCGCTGCTGGGCAACGTGCTGTTCGACACCGACAAGGCCACCGTACGCGAGGAGTTCAAGCCGTTGCTGGCCGCCATCGCCGTCCGCCTTGAAGCGCTGGGCGGTGGCCAGGTCAGCTTGGTCGGTCATACCGATGTGCGCGGCAGCCATGCCTACAACCAGGCGCTGGGCCTGCGCCGTGCCAACGCCGTGTTCGAGGCGCTGCGCAGCCAGCTCAGCCCCGCCGTGCAGCAGCGCCTGCGCGTCCGCAACGAGGAGAGCGCCGCCACCCGTGCGGCTGCCCGCCAACAGGAGGCACGCCGATGA